TCACCATGGATTTTGGAATGCATCTCCAACTATGAACCTCTAACCCACATCACATCAAatagttcgtctcattggaggggTTTTGAAAaagtcagcagcaaactgggtcagaGTTCATCCATGTAAACTTTGTGCACCTTGGTAGCTGCAAAAATCTCAGTGTGCGCCCAATAAGTGGATGGCAGCAAGCTAAGCGGCACCACCAGCGCAAAAacattttgccgcttctcatgtgaatgtgccctaaCTTAACCAGGGTTACTGTTTTTCTGCTTTTGCTTACTGCTTGAAAAATTTTAAACTACTCCAAGAGTTTACATCcaatcattttaaatgtcatctagaactgataaatggacagtggcCTTTTAACTTTAGTTAGTTTTACTGAAAGTAACTTGGATAACCACATCTGCCAAATACCTTCAAGTAATTAGAATCAGATATTCTACATCTAGAGGTTCTTGAACCAAGGTAaatgaattagaatgtagtaATAGGTGAAGAAAGAACTTGATGTCCATGAACAGtagtattatattatagtaatattatatttacatacatcattttaattagcaaaaaacacctttatacaaattagtGTTTTACAAGTTGACAGTTTTTCCGATGATGTGTTAAATCTCATGTTAAAGTCTTTTTTAAGTCAGGTGTTCACACTGCACTTAGGTATTTGGCTTCTCTGCGATGTGTATCCACCGGTGTATGTGGAGATGACTGGCTTGTCTAAAACTCTTCCCGCATTCCaagcactgatacggcttctctccggtgtgaacgaGCTGGTGTCGAACTAGATGACCctgttgagtaaaactcttgGCACACTGGGAGCACtggtatggtttctctcctgagtgaatgcgctggtggtgtTTTAGAGTACCCTTGTCAATGAACCTTTTCCCACACTGTgggcactgatatggtttctctccggtaTGGACCTGCTGATGACGATTAAATTGATTCAGGTGagtaaagctcttcccacattgtgagcaaTAGTAGGGcttttctcctgtgtgaatgcgctggtgttttttgagattacccttTTCAGTAAAAcccttcccacactctgagcactgatacggcttctcAGTGTGAATACGCAGGTGGGATTGAAGAAGGTTTggatgattaaaactcttcccacattcTAAGCACTGGTGACTCTCTTTCTGCATTTGTTCATGGGAGAAGTTGCTGATGACAGTACCAGAGAGGCTTTCTTGACTACTGGACTTTATTGTGGGTGTCAGATCTTTAAACCTGATGTCTTCTGATTTTAGTTCTTGCACATATTCTTTATGGTGGCatcttttaatgtgtttatgGAGATAAATTTGAGATGGATAGGAAAGTGGGCACAAGGAGCAGGTTAAGACATCTTTCAGTTCTAAAGCAGAAacagaaaaatgaaaaatacataaaaaaattaagagataTTTGCATGATTGAAACTTTAGATAGTGTAAAGCACAATGCATACTCCTGATGAACCAGACCAAAATGCTTAACACTGAATCTCATAGGATGTAACATGGTAACTTTGACTTGTCTGACCCAAAACCCAAATCGATATAATCAGAGCAAGCCAAATGTCAAGAGTTAACCATTCAAAATTCATTACCTTTTGCAGAGCATTTTTTGTTCCAAAGGTGGTCGAAAGTGATGTCTTTAGCATACTCCTCCTCATACCACAGCAAGAGCTCCTGCTCTGGTTTGATGGGCCGACAACAACGGTAAAGTATCCCCCCTTTATACTGGAATGCTATCAAATTTTGCTCATCTTCATTACGAGCACAATTCACATACCTAATAGTGAGGAAAAAATAGGACTGTGGGTTACTAAGTAAGAGAAGATTTTTCAGTGAGCAGTACATCAAAGCACCAACATCATTCGGACATGAGTGGTGAATTCCTCACCTCATCCAGTTAGCATGAGTCTCTTGCTTGGCATCCACGTATTCTATACACTGCCCACTCTTGTAGATCTGTTTAACATAATTTAATTACACATTAGACAATtcaagaaaatgtttcaattaaatattttaatttagtttttggAACAATATATCAAACTAGTGGGCGActacatgcagacatgattggctaatgtctgccGTGTGGGAGGGCCAGAGGAATTCTTCATTACTGCTGTTGCCTTGTCACACTGGACTTGCAGCACACTCCTATTGTGGTTGAGTGAACCACACAAAGGAAAGGTGGTACAGGAAGGTAACTTTTGGTTATGTGATGGGACTAACGGATGATTCTGGAATGATAGGGCTGTCCCAGTTACTGAATGATTGAAGGTAAAGCTCTCAAATCTGAATATGTGAGTATGGTTTAAATAGACACATGATAGACACAGCCAATGGCCTGCTTTTGAATGaccctggatttaactaagcagtACTACAGTATTCCCTAGTCTGAAATTACATGCACCTTATAAACTTTCATATAAATATGCCTTTACCACCCAGGCATATCCACTCTTCATGGCTTCATCTCGTTCTACCAATTCTCCCTGGTAGGGTCCAAAATGTGCCCCAACTGGTACAGTCTCCCCCTTATTAAAGACTCCAAGGCCGGCATCAGGAATACTAGACTCCCGAACCTCTAGGCCAAGAGGAAGGGTTTGTCGGGCTCTGTCAGTGATTTCAATGGGGACAGTGGTATCAGGGATGAAGAGAGCCGGTCCATGAACGTCACATTTGTTGATGTAAAAGGATTTGCACTCCTCACAATCTGGAAGTAGAAGAcaataaaataacttttttttcagTGCAAGAGacttaaaataaaaacctgTAGTCTTGCATCTGTTGTCTTACAAAGGCAGCAGTCATCTTCAGGTTCATCCTCCTTTACAACTATTTTTAGAATGTCCTCATTCTCTTGGTCCTCAGGGCTTGATGTTTCCCCACCTAAAGTACAATGTGAAGTCGCTTAAGggtaaaaaaattaacaaactgTATTGTGCTCTGATATCTTACAGGAGTAATCGTcttctttttcctctttgatagGCTTCTCTTGGATTCCCTCAATCTGTTGGCCAGCAGGGGTGATGTTTCCTCCTAAACTTGATGTTTCTCCATCTGAAGTGGTACAAGTCTCCATCTTCACATCCTTACAaagctaataaaaaaacattattccagtaaaaacacaaatacCTCTGAAATACAGAGTTTGGGGGTCAGAGTTTGGAAATAAATCAACAAGAAAGCCAGTATTCTTTAAAGCACATGTAAGAACAGCATCAGTTGGAGACGTCAAAAATTCTCACACCATAAAACCCATTTTCGGAACTTTTTAGTCTGCGTgttattactcactcactgtcttaaccacttattttattcaattagggtcacggggagggggggtgctggagcctatcccagctttttaatgggtgcaaggcacacagtaacaagacagggcgccagtccattgcagggactgacacacatacacacacacacacacccattctcctatataattcagtgtctccaattaacctgactgcacgtttttttgtgggaggaaaccggagctcccggaggaaacccacacagacacgttgagaacatgcaaactccgcacagaaaggacccaaaccgcaccgcctggggatcgaacccaggaccttcttgctgtgatgcgacagtgctacccaccaagccaccgtgccaccctgagtgttattatcagtgtccACAATCGCACTTCATCACCAACCAGTAATGAATAAAACCATATTATAATATTACACATTATCAGTATTCAGTACCTGAGTGTTCTGCTCATTTCATAATAGCACAGTTAAaggtgaaatgcaaaaataaaaacaagttaatACCAGaacttattaaataaataaattaaaaaactaaataaactatAGAAAAATAACACTGACCCCAAAAAGCACCTGTCACATAAAGCTACTGAATCTGACAACTACATAAAAATGTTAATGcagaaataaactaaataataattaaataaataaactaaataataatcaaataaataaactaaataataatcatataaatGAACTAAATAGTAATCATGtatataaactaaataataatcatataaataaactaaataataatcatataaataaactaaataataatcaaataaataaactaaataataatcatataaatGAACTAAATAGTAATCATGtatataaactaaataataatcatataaataaactaaataataatcatataaataaactaaataataatcaaataaataaactaaataataatcatatacataAACTAAATAGTAATcatgtaaataaactaaataataatcatataaataaactaaataataatcaaataaagaaactaaataataatcatataaataaactaaataataattaaataaataaactaaataaaaatcaaataaataaactaaataataatcatataaataaactaaataataatcatataaataaactaaataataatcatataaatAAACTGAATCTAAAACACACCTACTGGAATCTTAGTGCAGTTTAATAACCAACAGAGGTGGATGAGTGATGCTAACACTTAGCAGCAGTTAACAGTTAGATCCACCTGTTCCAGTCTAACTTGCCTTGTGTACATAAACAGAATTAAAGAGTTTAAATCCAACCACAAGATTCATCTTTCATTAGAACTTCATCCATCAGATCAAACTGATGCTGTAAACACAGAGCGAGTATTTTCTCTCttcttctgttttgtttgtgttctgGACGTGGACGAACCAACATTCCGGCGCATTAGCGCCACCGACTGGGCTGGGATTGTGATTCATCTAaaccagtggtgtccaaacctTTTTCAGGCAGGGCCAGATTTGATCATGTGAAAGTGCTcgagggccaacagtccctgatgacattattttaaacaataaaatatgcatataaatacGCTGTTATTTAGTCATTTTGTTTTCACACAGCGAACAACAACCGAATGTAAGCATTCAGATAAACAAATCAGAACATACAGATCAAGCTATTTGAATTACTGAACTTTAGAACTTTCAGAAAATAAAAAACGGGGCGCATtcacaaaaataaagcttaacgtggctttaTGTACTAAAAGAGGGACACAGGAACTCTGAGTTTCTCTTAAATATTACTGgacataagttctctccaccactcaaattcttagcttgttgttttagtaccaCACGTCACGTTAAATTTTGTTCCCGTTAATCTTTGTTTGCACAGCCGGTGTCGCTTTTATTACGTCATGTCAGTAAGTACGTCTCATTCACTGTTTTGCCGCTTGTGAATGCGTACTTACACAGCGTTGCTGCCACTATCTGGTAAAAGGGGGAATTGTATCTtgaattaattttatattttttctgtttgtttgtgctggcgggccacaagtaatgcaatttaagacTCAAGACGCGGgctgtataaaatataaaactttgGACATGCCTGATCTAAGGTGTATTTTAatatagtggtaccttgtaactcaacgtttcctaaactcaaaatctttgaaacttaacgccctttgtcgagaaatttgtacccttaaactcaacgtttaccttaaactcaacgcgtgttcagttttttttaaattattcatttaatttcaaattaccaATGAACAGcctctttgttcagcgctcgacttgagtggtgcagtaagacgtcatcaaagtgcgaatatgagacgaatctgcatttgtgtggaataaccgtcaaatccactctgaaagcatctgcATGTATCAGTGtctagctggattttcctcctgtttcccTTTTAAACTTGCGTTATAGCTCAAAGTTCTCAGAAACTGTGAGAATCAGATTTTCAGAGAGTCTAAACacttattgtttaaaaaaaaaaagcttaacatgacttaatgtattaaaagaacgacacagaaacactaaacttctctttattatcactgctcataagttttctCCACTTATAaaattcctcgcttgttgttttagtacaataaatcATGTTATGCTTTGTGCatcgccacactccataggaaataacagtaCAGCTGTTgtaaatgcgcctttactgaacggaatccggtattccaagatcaagcatcttcatgattaagaagcgtaagaaAACAATTAAGAAGTAGAAGTAAAgaacaggttttattgtatttttattgaattttaactgctttaattgtttttcagtgttttttttattttatatttgtgttattttcagtgtatataagtgtcaaaaacaccctcattattttacattagcctaaaatttatgcagttccacgggaccatggaacgcattaacaggtttcccaaacatccttatgggaaaaataccttgaaacttaacgccTTTTAACCTTAACGccacttacattttcagcatttagcagacgcttttatccaaagcgacttacagtacagtgacagtgtattgtctaagcaattgagggttaagggccttgctcaagggcccaagagtggcagtgttgcagtgttggggcttgaatcagcaacctttggattactagtccagtatcttaaccgctaggccacaactgtcacTTCCAGGACTAATTGACGATGAGTTTCACGGTATCTCTGGATTTGGTTTAGATTCTgagcatgtaaatgtaaatgagcatTAATTAGCATAATTTATAGCACATTAGACAGCAGAACTCTACACTATCAACTCATAATGATCATCATCTGCTGCTACAGGCTGTAACAGAGCTCAGTAATCACAGTAAGCACCTCTTTCTGGACTAAACGTATCTATAGAGACGAAACTGCACCAACTCAAAGGAATCATTTCCACTAGTCTcttttaaagtaatttttactTAACCGATTTATTTCGCTTTATGTTTATAGGTTGATTCTGTAATTGGAGAAATTGAAAACAAGCATAAACATAAACCTgaaagatatacagtatatatactgtattgtaaACGCAAGCGCAGTGCAGTCCATGTTAACTTAGGCTGCATTTCCACTCAAGTCCAGCAAGAGGCGCTGATGCATTATTTAATTTCCTAAAATCCTTTGCTACCTGCAACAACAgctaatgatgatgataatgtagAGGAGTTAATGATGTAAATATCAAACTGTGTTTACATTAGCACTTAAATCTGATGTATAATGTTCCAATAAAACATGGTTCTTGTGGTCGGATTTGAGCTGCTTTAATCACACAAGGTAAGTTAGACTGGAACTGCTAGCTGGACTgctgctaactgttagcatcactcATCCATCTGTACTCCCTCTCTCACGGTGTTCCGTACAGGCTGATCCCACAacacttttattatttgtttatgtcAGTGTGACTTTGCAGCAGATGGACTAGTAGTCACCCGAAAAAGAGGtgactttttttgcatttcaagCTTTAATTGGTTTAATCCCTCATAATTTTAATGCCCTTTCTttaatttaaatgctattatCTCAAAAGTGAACAATTGGCAGATTGTTAACATGTAACAAAATATGTAggattgtgtaaataaaatgctaaaGAACCAATTTGTTGGTATTTTATCATATAAGTATTAAACGCACACAAAAATATCAGAAAATTTTCAGTCTTTTTCTTTAATGCTTGATGAGATCAGATATTTGAAAGCCACTTCTTAATGTCTTCAGGACTTCAGCTGTCTTCACAAGTTTATTACAGCTTAAGTTGTTTTATTCCTCTTCATTTACAGAAAATAAGGATGTTTGCAGGTGTGTATATTATCGCTGTTGTCCAAGTTACAGTCAATGTCCTTTTCTTCAGTTTGTTTGTGTACAGTCCGGATACATTATGAAAAACTCCATGACCTTGGATTCCATTGCTAAACTGTGTGACTGTCCTGGTTTTCTGACTGGTTCCATGAGCACACCACGCTCTTTTCTAGGGCTTGTGTTTGTTAAATTCACATTTTCTCTGATGACCAGCTGTCTGTAATCAGAATTAGAATTTGTAGCTGTTTGCTTTTTGTAACACGTCAAAATCTGCACAGTTACGGTATGTTTTTACATCATTCTGGTGCTTGGATgccaaaaataaatgtaaaggttTGTAAGAtgtttcagttttttgtttttttttaattaccatgctatttttttcagtttcagtTAGTTGCTGACATCTAGATATTCTCCAACTCCTATCTCTATTTCTGTTGGGTGTTTCTTCGGTGGACTGAGAACCAGCACTGCCCAAAAGCTTTAACTTACAGCTGTTGCATATTTTTGCCCTGGTTCAACACTGTGACCTATCTATTTGGAAAAAACTGATCGTTTATTGCTCCTCTCTTTTTTGTGCTAACCTAGAGGATCACAAAAACAACAGTGGTTTGACTCATATTTTGAAAAAAACTGACTCATAATGTGGATGGACAGCATGAGTAATGTGTTTTACATCATGCAGTTTTCTGCAGATCACAAACAGTTGCTACTGTGTTTCATAAAGTGTGGAAATTAAAAGGTATCACCAGTATCTGTTCTTGGTTATTAGCTTTGTAAGGATGTGAAGATGGAGGCCTGTGCAACAGTAAATGAAGACACATCAAACTCTCTGGAACAAAACACCAATGTAGAACAACAGAATGAAGAAATTCCGAAGACCACTGTCAAAGAGGAAGTACCTGACCTCTGTAAGACATTGGGATGTATTCTAACCTCCACACTCACGATATGATAATTCTGTCAATTTAATTAGTGATGTTTGTTTCACTAGTAACATTTTTTTCTATGTGTGGTTTGTTTTCACATTTTGGCCTAAgataacattattaaatgttaaagGTGGAGGGACATCAAGCTGTCTGGCCAATATCAGCCCCATGGACCAACAAAATGAAGAGATTCTAAAGGTGATGGTCAAAAAGGAAGAATCTGAAGATGACAGCTTCCTTTGTAAGAAAACAGTTCAGCCTGTTCCATTAGTCTTGAAATCAAGAATGTAGAAAATGCTGATACATAATTTAAGTCTTTTTTTCCAGACTGTGAGGAGTGCAGATCCTTCTTCATCAGCGAGTGTCAGGTTCATGGTCTGCCTCTCTTTATTCCTGATAACCCTGTCCTTATGGGGGTCACAGACCGAGCCAAACAAACCATTCCCCCTGGTCTAGAGGCTCGGGAGTCCAATATTCCTGATACAGGTCtaggagtgtttaataaagGGGAGACTGTTCCAGTTGGTGCACATTTTGGACCCTATGAGGGAGAACTGGTAGAACAAGAAGAAGCCATGAACAGTGGATACTCCTGGGTGGTGAGCAGCTTTTATTTGAATAACATAGTTTTGTCTTACAGGCTCAATCACATTATTGAAAAGTGATATTTTGATGGCGGGGTAGAACATCTGTATCTAAAGCCTGGACACAAGAGGAAGAAAGATGCATTTAAGCTTTTGAGAGCAAGTCCATTAGAAAACTGCTGAAAACCTCATGGAGTATGGTTTAGCGGTTAGGATGCTGGACTCAGACCTGCCaacatgtacacattttgtgtaACGGGCATGCATTTCGACCTCCTAGTATACTTGTACGATTCCATGTTCTAAAGTACGCATATCGTTTGATCTCGCATTTCGCCAGTTCCAGTCAAGTTGTCACCAGGTTGTCACTGAAGTTCATTCCGCCGCTGAGCCACAGAGATCTGCGCGTAAGCGGAGTGCTTTCGGCCAATCGGATCGCTTCATTTTCACTTGATATTGATAACAGCtatttttgcacatttattttaatgcttttatttatttatttatttacaaagaatGTCTTCAGTTTACTTTCATTTCTCAGGTGGAAGGAGTTTCCATGGGCTATACCTCTTGTACAATATTTTGTTTTCAATGCAATGTTGGGTGTGTGGTGTGATTGCAGTAACTGTCCAAAAGTAATGGTTTACAAGTATATGCTTATGGAGTAACTAAGGAAAGCAAAGCATTGGGCTACATTTCAATGTTGCTTACACACAGCCCATGTGAAGCAACAAGCACAACACCGTTGTCAAGCTGTTCTGATAATAAAACTTGCAAATTTTATGGGATTTGTACTCATAAAATTCTTTCAAGGTTGGCAGGTCTGTGGACTATAGGCAAAAAGTGTAGGCAAACAGGGTGGCACGTGGCTCGGTGGGTGACCGGGTCCCTTCTGTatagagtttgtatgttctgttCGTGGGAGCTCTGTTTTCTGCCCACAGTCCGAAGgcgtgcaaatgaggtgaaatatagatacaaaattgacttGAGTTCACTAGACTTGAATCTTCTGTAACCAgcaattacctgtcctgtcatgaatgtaaccaaagtgtgtaaaacatgacgttaaaatcttaa
The Trichomycterus rosablanca isolate fTriRos1 chromosome 12, fTriRos1.hap1, whole genome shotgun sequence genome window above contains:
- the LOC134324286 gene encoding zinc finger protein 675-like isoform X2 codes for the protein METCTTSDGETSSLGGNITPAGQQIEGIQEKPIKEEKEDDYSCGETSSPEDQENEDILKIVVKEDEPEDDCCLCKTTDARLQIYKSGQCIEYVDAKQETHANWMRYVNCARNEDEQNLIAFQYKGGILYRCCRPIKPEQELLLWYEEEYAKDITFDHLWNKKCSAKELKDVLTCSLCPLSYPSQIYLHKHIKRCHHKEYVQELKSEDIRFKDLTPTIKSSSQESLSGTVISNFSHEQMQKESHQCLECGKSFNHPNLLQSHLRIHTEKPYQCSECGKGFTEKGNLKKHQRIHTGEKPYYCSQCGKSFTHLNQFNRHQQVHTGEKPYQCPQCGKRFIDKGTLKHHQRIHSGEKPYQCSQCAKSFTQQGHLVRHQLVHTGEKPYQCLECGKSFRQASHLHIHRWIHIAEKPNT
- the LOC134324286 gene encoding histone-lysine N-methyltransferase PRDM9-like isoform X1, whose protein sequence is METCTTSDGETSSLGGNITPAGQQIEGIQEKPIKEEKEDDYSCGETSSPEDQENEDILKIVVKEDEPEDDCCLYCEECKSFYINKCDVHGPALFIPDTTVPIEITDRARQTLPLGLEVRESSIPDAGLGVFNKGETVPVGAHFGPYQGELVERDEAMKSGYAWVIYKSGQCIEYVDAKQETHANWMRYVNCARNEDEQNLIAFQYKGGILYRCCRPIKPEQELLLWYEEEYAKDITFDHLWNKKCSAKELKDVLTCSLCPLSYPSQIYLHKHIKRCHHKEYVQELKSEDIRFKDLTPTIKSSSQESLSGTVISNFSHEQMQKESHQCLECGKSFNHPNLLQSHLRIHTEKPYQCSECGKGFTEKGNLKKHQRIHTGEKPYYCSQCGKSFTHLNQFNRHQQVHTGEKPYQCPQCGKRFIDKGTLKHHQRIHSGEKPYQCSQCAKSFTQQGHLVRHQLVHTGEKPYQCLECGKSFRQASHLHIHRWIHIAEKPNT